From a single Fusarium fujikuroi IMI 58289 draft genome, chromosome FFUJ_chr03 genomic region:
- a CDS encoding related to PIB1-phosphatidylinositol(3)-phosphate binding protein has protein sequence MASPSGASGQFASEAARDYSALVSSSSPSSHSSYSDDGQREIDQNDPNPHHHHQDNTQDPVCPWRNPRFHHQECSRYFDCPSHTIERSLSESGSGDQESTYSSHHSRSDVERDQSGAQTIRFSNQELAQVGITRDNVPTPDSDHANVDRDAAYITSDTPSNQAILPPTVAQESGQSPIGTPHNTQFEQPDSQSVVTSNPDQRARSSQHLIAPNSQGAQRAHTTPSRERMGAPLPSPRPLEEALPPLPRSARQSISSDQQHPRWQPDNEVTYCPICHTQFSFFIRKHHCRKCGRVVCNACSPHRIIIPHQYIVRQPGSEAAIHQSLLVDGLGAGYFDVNDMSGGERVRLCNPCVPDPNTAPPQSPSPQATFSPRTSHQRSRSSIGNAYGTLQPSNRHGAVFAPGTGGDPYRYLSLRTRSVTMGSASSGSSPGPTYRRRSGAFQSRFDRVQASGQAASASSYPDRYSSLGESSTRQRALPPTSQIAEEDECPVCHRELPSQSLPNAEELRQSHITKCIQTHSAYGTLGASEDGGAPAVPRLTGMYCYSATEKDCIDDAECTICLEEFTVGDQMARLECLCRFHKHCISSWFRKHPGRCPVHQHGLGY, from the exons ATGGCCAGCCCTTCGGGTGCTTCAGGCCAGTTCGCCTCGGAGGCTGCCAGAGACTACAGTGCTCTTGTGTCGAGTAGTTCTCCGAGCTCACATTCGTCGTATAGCGATGACGGCCAACGCGAAATCGACCAGAACGACCCAAACCcacatcaccaccaccaagataACACCCAAGATCCAGTATGCCCTTGGCGGAATCCTCGcttccatcaccaagaatGCTCGCGATACTTCGACTGCCCATCCCACACCATCGAGCGGAGTCTATCGGAGAGTGGTTCAGGAGACCAAGAATCCACCTACAGCTCGCATCACTCTCGCAGTGATGTCGAGCGAGATCAGTCTGGAGCACAAACTATTCGCTTCTCAAACCAAGAGCTTGCACAAGTTGGGATCACTAGGGACAATGTCCCAACCCCAGACTCGGACCATGCGAACGTTGACAGAGATGCTGCCTATATTACGAGCGATACTCCATCAAACCAAGCTATTTTACCCCCCACAGTTGCCCAGGAATCGGGTCAGTCTCCGATAGGTACACCACATAATACGCAGTTCGAGCAACCTGATTCTCAGAGTGTTGTCACTAGCAACCCGGATCAGAGAGCAAGGTCCAGCCAACACTTAATCGCACCAAACTCACAAGGGGCTCAACGAGCGCACACAACTCCATCCCGAGAAAGAATGGGTGCACCATTAccatctccaagaccttTGGAAGAGGCACTTCCACCACTTCCGCGCTCTGCTCGCCAGTCAATATCTTCAGATCAGCAACACCCAAGGTGGCAGCCGGATAATGAGGTCACATATTGCCCTATCTGCCACACGCAGTTTAGTTTCTTTATCCGCAAACATCACTGCAG GAAATGTGGAAGAGTTGTTTGCAACGCCTGTTCACCACACAGGATCATCATCCCCCACCAATATATTGTACGGCAACCTGGCTCCGAGGCAGCCATCCATCAATCACTGCTTGTGGACGGACTAGGAGCTGGATATTTTGATGTGAACGATATGTCGGGAGGTGAACGGGTACGGCTTTGCAATCCCTGCGTACCAGATCCGAATACAGCGCCCCCGCAAAGCCCGAGTCCACAAGCAACTTTTTCACCACGAACTTCTCACCAGAGGTCACGAAGCAGTATCGGTAATGCCTATGGAACACTGCAGCCGTCCAATCGACATGGTGCAGTCTTCGCGCCTGGCACGGGTGGCGACCCGTACAGATATCTCTCTCTCAGGACGAGGAGTGTCACAATG GGCTCGGCATCatctggctcttctcctGGACCTACCTATAGAAGACGTAGTGGAGCGTTCCAGTCGCGTTTTGATCGAGTCCAAGCAAGTGGCCAGGCTGCTTCGGCATCTTCATATCCAGATCGCTACAGTTCACTAGGAGAATCATCGACCAGGCAGCGGGCACTTCCGCCTACGTCACAGAttgccgaggaagacgaaTGTCCTGTTTGTCATCGTGAGCTGCCGTCCCAGAGCTTGCCGAATGCTGAGGAACTTCGTCAGTCACATATCACGAAGTGTATACAGACTCACAGCGCGTATGGAACATTGGGCGCTAGTGAGGATGGCGGAGCACCAGCTGTACCCCGGTTAACAGGCATGTATTGTTATTCTGCAACGGAGAAGGATTGCATCGATGATGCAGAGTGCACCATTTGTCTCGAAGAATTCACAGTTGGTGATCAAATGGCACGTTTGGAGTGCCTGTGCAGATTTCACAAGCACTGCATCTCGTCTTGGTTCCGTAAACACCCCGGAAGGTGTCCGGTTCACCAGCATGGCTTGGGTTACTAA